In one window of Macadamia integrifolia cultivar HAES 741 chromosome 2, SCU_Mint_v3, whole genome shotgun sequence DNA:
- the LOC122090719 gene encoding non-specific lipid transfer protein GPI-anchored 30-like — translation MEKKVGGIGGCDSGFFVMAAVLVVVAMLSLVCEGQAQDTSCLNQLVPCLNYLQRQDGSDPPKSCCDPLKSVIDSNPQCLCTMVTNSGTRAAEQAGVNVTNAQELPGKCGQTVNPIACLTSSGPGSAPNTGRAQSNSTSDFSLMAIVMASIVAMSFQILWASSSI, via the exons atggagaaaaagGTAGGTGGTATTGGAGGGTGTGATAGTGGGTTCTTTGTGATGGCAGcagtgttggtggtggtggcaatGTTAAGCTTGGTTTGTGAAGGTCAGGCTCAGGACACTTCTTGTCTAAACCAGTTGGTTCCATGCTTGAACTACCTTCAAAGACAAGATGGTTCAGACCCACCCAAAAGCTGTTGTGACCCTTTGAAATCAGTGATAGATTCCAACCCACAATGCCTTTGTACCATGGTAACCAACAGTGGCACCAGAGCAGCTGAGCAGGCAGGAGTCAATGTCACTAATGCCCAAGAGTTGCCTGGTAAATGTGGTCAGACTGTCAACCCCATCGCTTGCCTTACaa GTTCAGGTCCGGGTTCAGCGCCAAACACCGGAAGGGCACAATCTAATTCAACCAGTGATTTCTCATTAATGGCCATTGTGATGGCTTCTATTGTCGCAATGAGCTTTCAGATTTTATGGGCATCAAGCAGTATTTAA